The Triticum dicoccoides isolate Atlit2015 ecotype Zavitan chromosome 6A, WEW_v2.0, whole genome shotgun sequence genome has a window encoding:
- the LOC119317319 gene encoding uncharacterized protein LOC119317319 isoform X1, producing MGRWTGVVHVPLSQGAPLFRVAASLILAPSKALAVPRANAILFTGDRVPGTGEPAIERLSDAAYLAKLLAGKLAGEANAWVVDAACFAGPFAVYRELVPAVDTVGDPERYDPTGLPAAAGVANILAHCIREIQNKVTRGSLNDSAGNQEPTASLLPSCAPKTTILGFSKGGVVVNQLVAELSYWASKSTKSSVDVSQRSPSLLTGDLLVPATASDVLSSISEFHYLDVGLNCAGAYTTDHAVIKGIASYVSQTSDTLRFVLHGTPRQWSDPNRPWILAEKNTMLRLLQDEAKKCEGRLMPSEKKYFDGRPRSLLMHFEILEAMDIC from the exons ATGGGGCGGTGGACCGGCGTCGTCCACGTCCCGCTCTCCCAAGGCGCCCCCCTCTTCCGCGTCGCCGCCTCGCTCATACTCGCGCCCTCCAAAGCCCTCGCC GTTCCACGCGCAAACGCGATCCTCTTCACGGGCGACCGCGTCCCCGGCACCGGCGAGCCGGCGATCGAGCGGCTGTCGGACGCCGCCTACCTCGCCAAGCTCCTCGCTGGGAAGCTCGCCGGGGAAGCCAACGCGTGGGTGGTCGATGCCGCTTGCTTTGCCGGGCCGTTTGCGGTCTACCGAGAGCTTGTGCCGGCCGTGGACACCGTTGGCGACCCTGAGCGGTATGACCCCACTGGCCTACCGGCGGCGGCTGGCGTTGCCAACATCTTGGCACATTGTATTCGGGAG ATACAAAATAAGGTCACGAGGGGGTCATTGAATGATTCCGCAGGCAATCAAGAACCTACTGCATCATTGCTACCGTCGTGTGCTCCTAAAACTACCATCCTGGGATTCAGTAAGGGTGGAGTTGTCGTCAACCAGCTTGTGGCAGAACTTTCTTACTGGGCCTCAAAATCAACAAAAAGTTCAGTTGATGTTTCACAGCGAAGCCCATCCCTCTTGACCGGTGATCTACTCGTTCCTGCTACAGCTAGTGATGTTTTATCAAGTATTTCCGAGTTCCATTATTTGGATGTGGGCCTCAATTGTGCTGGAGCATACACTACTGATCATGCGGTGATCAAGGGGATAGCCAGCTATGTTTCCCAGACTAGTGATACTCTCCGTTTTGTCCTTCATGGGACTCCGAGGCAGTGGTCTGATCCGAACCGCCCATGGATCCTGGCCGAGAAAAACACGATGCTGCGGTTGCTTCAGGACGAGGCTAAGAAATGTGAAGGGAGACTGATGCCATCTGAAAAGAAGTATTTTGATGGTAGACCACGCAGTCTGCTGATGCATTTTGAGATTCTGGAAGCAATGGACATCTGCTGA
- the LOC119317319 gene encoding uncharacterized protein LOC119317319 isoform X2, which yields MGRWTGVVHVPLSQGAPLFRVAASLILAPSKALAVPRANAILFTGDRVPGTGEPAIERLSDAAYLAKLLAGKLAGEANAWVVDAACFAGPFAVYRELVPAVDTVGDPERYDPTGLPAAAGVANILAHCIREGSLDILKAVSQFYRLRFPQIQCFCL from the exons ATGGGGCGGTGGACCGGCGTCGTCCACGTCCCGCTCTCCCAAGGCGCCCCCCTCTTCCGCGTCGCCGCCTCGCTCATACTCGCGCCCTCCAAAGCCCTCGCC GTTCCACGCGCAAACGCGATCCTCTTCACGGGCGACCGCGTCCCCGGCACCGGCGAGCCGGCGATCGAGCGGCTGTCGGACGCCGCCTACCTCGCCAAGCTCCTCGCTGGGAAGCTCGCCGGGGAAGCCAACGCGTGGGTGGTCGATGCCGCTTGCTTTGCCGGGCCGTTTGCGGTCTACCGAGAGCTTGTGCCGGCCGTGGACACCGTTGGCGACCCTGAGCGGTATGACCCCACTGGCCTACCGGCGGCGGCTGGCGTTGCCAACATCTTGGCACATTGTATTCGGGAG GGATCCCTGGATATTCTAAAGGCAGTTTCCCAGTTTTACAGGTTAAGATTTCCTCAGATTCAGTGTTTCTGTTTGTAG